The Meriones unguiculatus strain TT.TT164.6M chromosome 3, Bangor_MerUng_6.1, whole genome shotgun sequence genomic sequence gcctggcctTTTTGTTCGTTGGTTGGCTGTAGCTGGCCTTtttctactttgtgggttcttctttttctaccctctctccccctGGTTTCACCTTGCTGTCACTAGGGAGGAGAGGATgatagagggaggagaaagagacagagatttctgaatctaatttctttcttctttgaacacaactactaacaaaccacaaccaccACCCCCACCGCCACCCCAAACAGCAAATAACCACCATCAATGCCTCCTGGGGGTCTAGCATTTAcacaccctctgaaaagttcccagaattccaaacgttacacaatcacagaaactatctgtagctggcaaaaccacgcctctgctagagcacgaggcaaatcatagccaGCTGCTGTGAAACAATCCTATAtcttcacacctgggattaaaacgaaaacatattcttaaaacAATATTTGtggttttttaaagaaagctctACAATTCTCACTACaattggcttgttttgttttgtttcgagactgtgtagccctgggtcccctggaactcactctgtagaccaggctggcctctgcctcagacCCACCTGCTGCagtccacctctgcctccccagggctgggattaaaggcgggcaCCACCACCtggttggcatttttttttttaaccatcttTCTTTGACCTGGACCTCAGTGTGGCAGGCTACAGTAGCTGACACGGAGCTCTGAGGATGCTTTTGTCTTCACCTCCCAGCTATGGAATTACCACACACCGCCAAACCTGgcctttgtttttttaacatgggttctgaGACTGGAACTCAGGGCTTCCTGTGTGCGTGGCAAGCACTGTGTTAACTGAGTTAGCGCCTTCAAACTTCTTCCTCTCTCTAAACGTGCTCAGTCCCTGTGGGACTCGGCTACTCCCTTCTCTAGGAAGCTCGCCTGTCGGCTGCTCATCTCTGTGCTGCTGTTGGTTGCACCAATGACCCCAGCGGCACCTGTCACACCGTGAGGCTTGGTGACTGTCTGCACCCTGATGGACCTTTCGTGCTGTCATGTAACGTGCACCTACGTTCCTAGCACTCAGCACACAGTGAGCTTCTTGAAAAGCACATGTATGAGGGAAGGGTGCAGGCCCTTTTTGGTGCCTGACCACACAGGtgacaagagcagccagtgtctaGAGTGAGGAGAGGGGGTGAATCAGGAAACAgcttccccaccccccccccatgaaCAGAAAAGGCTCGGAAAAAAATGGTGGCAGGAAGAGGGAGTTCAGCTTCTGGAATCAAAAGCTCTGGGTTTGAATCTAGCACAGCCACAGTCAGCCACATGACAGACCTTCCGCATCTCGCTGTAAAATGGGGACAAGCACGCCTCCGTCAGAGAGAATGCAGGCTGGTACCTGGCTCAGACAGAGCGCTGGGAGAAATGCTGATGGTTTGGGTTGCCTAACCTTGTTGTGTGGGTGAGGACCTGAGAGCAGACGTGCCCTGCACGGCAAACTCCAGCACCTACAGAACTTCTCGGGGTCAGCGGGGCAGAAGCCAGGTGTGCCTTCCAGATGCCACCAGAGGGCGCACTCCTGTCGTCCCCTGCAGCACAGCTAGTTCTCAGCCCCTAGCATAGTGTCTGAAACATAGTTctgcaaatatattttttttcttttggttctggGGGTTGAACGCAAGGCCCATCATTCTGAGCGCATACTCTTAACATTTTTTTGAGTGACTGAATATATAGTGGATAACTTGGTACatgagggaattttttttttttaatgtggtataTGCTATGTTGTTTTCATGTGGGTATAGACATGTGTTTGTTCAGGTAcacatacatgtctgtgtgtgcacattcatgcGGAGGACAGGGTTTCTTCTTCAACTGCTctccttattattatttattattattactggaCAGGGTCCCACAATGTAaacccggctggccttgaacccgaagagctctgcctgcctctccctcccaggtgctgggtttAAAGATTTGCACCACCATGTCCATCCCACCCCATTTTTGGGGTGTATGTTCTGTCGTTAAACCCAGCTCATCTGTCGTCGGCTACATTTCCTAGCCAGAGAGCTCCAGGGGGCCACctgtctttcctccccctccccctccccgagCTGGGGTTACAGCAGTGCACCAGGCCCCACTTTTTAATgggggtgctgggatcaaacttgggtccttatgcttgcacagcaggcactttGCTGGCCTGCTGCAGCCCCAGCTCCAGTGCGGCGCTTCGGGTCAGAATCTCTCCTCCTCAGCAGCCAGCAGCTTAAGTATGTAACTGGATTACATAACTGGATCAATGTGCCTCCTGCAACAGAACCTGGCTATGAGTCCTGGCTGGTGTGGCAGCCAAATATCACCAAAGCCCTGGGTCATATCTGTTCCCTGCTCTAGTCACCTCTGTCATGGGACTTTTACCCTCACCATCACAAGATGCCTGCTGTGCTCCAGGCATCACATCCCTGTTCCAGGCAGGGGAGAGGGGTTGGCAGAAAGGGGCGGTGATGCAAGCAGGCGGAACAGGGCTTAGGAAGGTCCGTTCAGGTCTTTTATCAGGAGAGAATGGATCGGAGGGGCAGCTGGCAAGCCCACCATGATGGCCAAATGGAGCCGCTGAGGGGGGTGGTCAGGGGGAGATGGTAAACACAGCACCAGCCACACCTCACGTGCTGGGTCTGAGCCAGAAGGGACCTGGGAGACAAGCTTGAGAGAGCAGCCTGCCGAGTGACCCTGGTCTCCACACTTCAATTCCCTGTAAACCATGAGAGTGGAACTTCCATCACGGGACCATTTCAAGCATTAGGAAGGCATGtgcaaacttttatttttttgagacagggtttttctgtgtagccttggctccatttgtaggccaggccagcctcgaactcactggcatccacctgtgtctgctgccccgagtactgggattacaggcaagcatCACCTAGCCCATCTTATGTAAACTTCTTAGATACTGTGAATCAGCAAACCTGAGTcatagaaagaaaggagagaaagaaaaacacactcGCAGACAGCACAGGCGCACAGGGACAGCGGGTCAGACAGGCTGGAGTTTGGTCCTCTCAGAAGAGACACCCTCTAAACTGACTTGGAGTACTTCTGTTCTGGGtcgttatgtagaccaggctgaccttgaactcacagagatccgactgcctcttcttcctgaagGCTGGCAggaagggtgtgtgccaccactacctgttACAACTATGTTAGGTCCCCCAAAGAACAGGGACTCCCAGGAAGCCAGCTGCAGAGAGATGGTCCTGTGGGCCGGTATAGTGGGCTGGGAGGCTGTTCTCAGCCTAGGAAGGCATTTGCCTTCCTGTCATGGGCGGGCTGAAAAGACCCATGAAGCTGTGGATCTGTCACTAGGGAGAGGGACAGGCCCTGCTTGTCCCTTCTCTAACCCTAGCACGCAGTTGCTGCCAaccagcctcctgcctccctgagcgccgggatcaaaggcgtgcgccaccacgcctggctctcaTCCTGAGCATTTTTATGGCTACTCAATGAAAACCACGATGGCCGCGtgctgtgtgtgcgcgcgcgcggaGGTACATGTGGGAAGGGCAGAGGTAAACCTTGGTGGTTGTTCCTGTCCGTCCtgggttttgagacagcatcGCCCACTAAGCTCGGCTGCCGGGGCGGAGAAGGGAGCCGTGGTGCACACGTCCTGCCGCCAGGGGGCAGCAGCCACCAAGCGCGGACTGCGGGGTGGGCCTGCAAGCCGAAGCTCACGGTTTTTTAAGGAGCCCCAAATCAGATTCTTCTGTGCAAATGTCAACTGATTCAATCATTTAAAACACAGCATGGGCCACCAACACGCCTGCGGACTGACGCTGGCTGCGGGCCACCAACTTGTCAGCTGGCGCCTTTGAGTGTGGGAGGATTCCAGACAGAGGTGAGCGCCTTCCAGGCCAACTGGCAGAGCTGAGGCGGCGGCAGCCTTCGCCTCCAGAAAATGAGCGGGTTCCCCTTGGGGTCCCCAGGACAAGCAGGTGCACTGAGGTAGACTGCGGGGATGATTAATTCAGCTCCCCCACCACGTTTACTTACTTGGCCTGTTTGGGTAGGTATGTGGGAGCAGGCAGGCggttctggagactgaacccaaGTCAGGTACCTTCATTTACCTAGCTTGCTGGCCCCacagtgctttttaaaaagaccatttgcttatttagtttggttttttcttcaagacaaggtttctctgtgtagccctggctagcctagaacttgctctgtagcccaggctggccttgaactcacaaagatgcctctgcctcctgagtgctggggtcaaaggtgttGTGACACCCCCGCCCCGCTACTTTTTTAAACTTAGGCTTCACTATAGGGCAGGTTTGAGGCCTCAGTGGGACTCGCTCTGGAGCTCCAGCTGGTCACAGAGGCGGTGCTTGCTATAATCCTACCACTGTGCTGGTCATGTCACCTTGAACACATGGCCCGAGTCTGTTCATTTCTCACCTGAGGGCTGTGGGGGGGACAATGAGATAATGCAACAATTAGCTGTAATGTGTGAGAGAAGGGGAGGTGACACGCTCCGCCTGGGCAGCCCCCCGGCCTGGGCTGTGACTACCTGGGCTTTTTGCCAGTGGGGGAAGCAGGGACCCATTGGGTGGAAGTCCTGGCCCAGAAGCCCCTGGACACGCTGAGGTCAGTCGCCCTCTCATGTCATCTGCAGAGATGACAGTCAAGGGACATCTAGCTCTTCCCACCTGCTTCTTCCCTtggatcctcttgtctctttAGGATTTAGAGGTTAAAAAATGGGTATAATAATCCTTGGTCATGGCGTGCAAGGGCCTGTCCTGAAAGTGCTGCCCTTCAGAGCCATCAAACCCGACATGCTGGTATGAGTCTAGAACCctgtgtctttaaaaacaaaccgCGATAGTGTCTCCTGTAACCCACTCTACAGCAAAGCATGGCTGGACCTCCTGgacttcctgcctctacttcccagcaGCAGGACTGCAGTGCGCCCTGCCACACCTGATCTGTATGGTGCCAGGGgtggaacccagagcttcatgcatgctggcaagcactctgccagctgagctatGTCCCCAAGCTCTCCTCCCCTACCCACAGAACTCCAGCTTTCGCTGATGGTGGGCTCAGCCACAAGGATGCTCAGGCCTGGGTCTGTTAGGTGAGCAGAAGCAGGTTTTGGGAGACTCACTCTAGCAGTTTCCGGGACCTCAGCTTCAGCTCACTGGGGGGTAGGGGGGTCCCTTGGGATCTGGTGACAGCAAGCGGCAGTCTGACTAGGCGGAGAGGCAGCCTTGGACTTGGCTTCCAGGGCACCTACCCTAACCTCCACTCAAACAGGCGAGCACGGGTCTGTACCGCTCTGATCATTCTGAATCACAGTTCACACCAAGTCAGGACAGCTGGGCTTTTGGCGAAGGTGCGGTAGTGGACCTCTGGAGGTGAAATCACCTCTCCGCCGTGAAAATGGGCAGCCGGGAGGGGAGCACCGTGTGAAGAGCTGAGATGGGAGGGAACCTCTCTCCACAAGAGCTGGTTATGAACTGCCTTCAAGGGTGTGGCCCTGGCTGCATTTAGGGCTTTCTGCCGAGCTTGGATGCAGGAGTAGGGTAGTGGAGTATCCAAGGGCCGCCAGATCCCATCCACTCTTTCAGACAGCTCAGGGCCGGGTGGACGCTTACAGGTTCAGGTGAGGCATGCGATCCCTTCTCGCAGTTCATTTCTCTCCTGCCCCATCTTTTACTCTACATTGGCTGCTCTGGTGGCCGCCACACTGGCCCTAGCAGCTGCTCCATCCTTTTCCTTGTCGTTGCCTGCTGAGTGGTTTTTCTCCCATTTCCCAGGCTCAGCTACACTCTAGCTTCCTCCTTAGTGCTTCACAGGGACCCCTCTAGAACACACCCTCCCTACTTCACCCACGAGGCTCTAACAGACCTCCCCAACCACCATCTCTTGTAGGGGTTGTCAAGTCACTCCCCTCTAGGCTCTCTCCTAAAATCCCTGTGTTCTGCTGGGTGGGTggcggcgcacgcctttaatctgggcactcagaaggcagaggcaggtagatctttaagtttgaagccagcctggtctacagagcaaattccaagacagccagggctatatgatGAGACAGTCtcgaagaaacaaaaacaaaatgaaataaaatcccCGGTTTCTCAACATTAACTTGATGTATGTACGCCtgctgcatgtacgcctgcaggCCAGATAGAAGGTATCAGATctttagagatggttgtgaacccccatgtgcgtgctgggaattgcactcgggacctctggaagggcacaGTGCTTGTGACTGGCATCACAAAGGGCTTTCTCTCTCCTAAGCTTCCCGGGCCTTACAGTTGCTTCTGAGTACTGCAGCATGCTCAGTTAAGTCACTCTCAGAACTCCCATGATGCTCTACCTTCTGCACAATTGGATGGTCAACTCAAAGCACTCCATCAATGCATACTCATTCTCAAGACCAGAAGTGTACCCCTCACTAGCCTCTGGGGAAACAGCAGTCATTTATATAGTGCCAAATACGCAGGGGCACTAAACACGCTCACTGCACGTCCAAGCTACCCCTCCCCCACTGACTCTCAAGACAGGAGCTCCCCTAAGGCTCTCAGAAGTTTGGTGAAACCAGAGTTGTAGAGGTGCGTGTTAGTCAGCCAGAGGGAGCGCCACTTCTGCATTTATTGTAAGGGGATGCTCgctctgtagtctaggctggccttcaatTCCCCAGCACCCTcccatctctgcttcccaagtgctgagattacaggcacagcCATTAAGCCTGGTCCCAAAGGCGCGCTTAGGCCTCCTGCAAGCAGGCTCTTGCTGTAGATGCTTGGCTTCTAAGAGCTTTATGCAGATGTGAGGAGCAGATAGACTCTATGTAATTGAAGCTATTTCCAAAGGGCCTGGGAAAGCTGCCCGGGCTTTCCTTGAACTGTGAGGCACTGTGCTGACCATAGTGAACATTACAGCCTCTCACTCCAAGGTGAGGTGTCTGCCTCTCAAGCCAGCTCAGCGCTGCTTGCCAACACGAAGGGTGCTTTCCCATTCTCAGGTGTTAAGTGTTCCGAATCTCAGGCCATCGAGTGAAGGAATGAGCATCAGCGTGCACCTCCCTCCCAACTGTCACATTAAGCAAACCAACCATCAAATATACGAAGACCTTAAGGTTGTCTCTAAACTGTTCTCTGGAAATCACTATTTGTGCCTGTAATCTGCCTTTCTAACGGGAACAAAACACTGTTTGTTTGCGCATaaacatctgaaaaaaaataacagctgaTCTGGGTGAGACAGCACAACAAAGCCATGATTGTAGAAGGACAATTCGAGAGACTGGGAGCAGAGAACTGCCTGGGTGTCTGCGGCAGCCGGAGGCCTCGTGTGAAAAAGCCTACAACTTGTCACTACCTGAACAGAAAGAAGTCACTGCCACCAACAGCACTGTGCAGTTTATTAACCATTCAAGTACAGTAGCATCTGGTGAGATTGGGACAGAATCGGGATGGCAAAGTAAACAGAGTCAGCATCTAACAGGTTGGAAGAAGCCACTACATACTTTTCACAAACGTCTTCCACAGTCAATACAGCACTAGCCATTAACCCAGCACACCCAGGGTGCTGAAGTGGAAAAGATGCAACGAGAAAAATAGCTACGTTAGAAAGACCAACACTTTAAAAAAGAGTAAAACACTTTCAGTTTCTCCCCTTGAGCCCCTGGAACATCTCACGGTCTGATCTACCTATACAGTCCTACATCAGCTTCTAGAATATTTGTCAGGAGGGAAAAAGTAAATGACACTGGCCAGTAGAGTCTTTGGATATTTAGGACGGGGTCGGGGAGAAAATCAGTTCTCGGAACAAATTAGTCGGCCTCGGTCTCATCCGCAGGATCTTTGGATTCTTTGTTCTTCCGTACCTCTTCAACATGTTTGTCCTAGGAAAAAACTGTACGTAAGTGTCATCTGCCAAAAAAATAACCTGGCGAGCCCTGTCCCCTGCCTACTAGGAGGTCCAACGCAGCCTCAGTCACACAACCCACGGCAACCACAAACCCACAATCCCATAAAGCAAGAAACCAACCTTCTCTCGCAAACGCTCCAGCTTGGCAGCCATTTGCGCCTCCCGGTTCTCTTTGTTGGCCTCCATTTTGTGGGTCAGTTTCTCCtctgccattttgctgaagttgttgtTCTCCTCGATAGCTTTTTGGAGCACTTCTTTTTCATGCTCCCGCTTCTCAGCAAGCTGCTTCAAGACTTCCGCTTCATGAGACTGCAAAAAAGTTTAACAAGGCCCCTCTGAAGTATCTTGGGCATTAACATCGCAACAGAAATTATCAGCCAAAGAGGCAGAAACCTTGAAATCAATACTCAAGCGAGGAGCAGAAGTGTCTATTATATAACACTCAATCACCTGTTTTCCAACCAGTGTTTGTGTTTACTTTGGAAAACTGGTCATTCagaggttgatttttttcctttctttttgcaaCAAGacctcatgtaacccaggctatgTGGGCTCACCTGGAGACTGATTCTCCTATATTCATTTCAGATTGTAGCTCTATAACACACCAAACCTAGCTTGTTCAGATTTCCCTCCAAGTTATTTGTTAAGGAAATCCTTATGAATTGCTCTAAAGTGTTCATATGATGAGTAATCTACTTAAGAACGGCACTTTGAAGAATTTGCATATCTAACTCCAAAGCCTATGAAAAGAATATGCATTGTTGAACTTTCAGCAGCAATGAACAGATTCACATATACTTTAAGAACTAATTTGCAGAGTATAAGTGCAGGGCCCTTGTTAGTAGTTGTGCCAATTCTCTTCCAGAGTATTTCTGTCCAGATGGGAGTTTCACTTCTTAGGCAATTTCTGTGTAATGTGTGCTCCGGAGCACTAGGCCTAGCTTTCTTGTCTAGTCTGGTTATACTGAGTCCTACTAGTCCAGAAACTCCAAACATGGAAAAGCAGGCAGATGGCATACATGGTAAATGCTGGcatttttaaatttgcttttgggacagggtttcagactctgggctggcctcaaactgaaatTCTGATCTTCCCATCTCTACTTCCCCAAGAGCTGGGCACTGCACTCAACTGCCCTGCAAGCACTCTTACCTGATCCACACCcgagccaggctggcctccacctggtatgtagccaaggatgatcctGAACCTCTGATTCCCCTGCCTCCGCTTTCCGGGTAGGCATGCCCAGCTAGCCCCGTCCTCCCTGGAGGCGGTGCTGACCGCAGGGTACAGAGCCGCACCCGAAGTGCGCACGTGCTGTGGTGGGTGATGCAGACGCGCGCGTTGGACATCAAATGGCCCCGGTGTTGCTCGCTCGGGTTTGGTTTTTACTTTGCACTTTACCTTTTCGTGCCTTAGGTTCCCcaaattaaaattaagtctgCCAACCTCAATCATAGTTACTGGGAAGAGAGACAATAAAAACTTGTGTaaaattcttttataaaaatagatTGGTATCTTACGCATGAGTGCTTGCGTGCATTTAGGTGCACTGCATGGATGCCTGGCCTGGGAGgaccagaggccagaagagggcacggaTCCCCTTTAACCTGAGGACTGGTGTTTACTGCCATGCGGGTGCTGTTCACGGAACCTGGCTCATCTGCAAAGGCAGCAAGTGTCCTAACTGCTGGGCCACTCTCTAGCCCCTGTCCAAAGTTCCCAAGAAAACCGAATGGATGGAAAATACATGCCGACAGTAGATACTTCTGGGAAGCGAAACACTGATCATCTTAATTCCAGCTATAGTTTAGATTTTTCAACTCTTCTATAactttattaatatttgttaaacTTTTCATTAGTCTTTCATGTGTGCGGTCTGTGTGaatatatgcacatgtgcacgTCAGGCCTTCAagggccggaagagggcatcagattcgtTAGAATTAGAGTCACAGGCAGGTGTGCCCTGCCAGTGTGATTCTAGGAACCTCAGTCTGGTCCTTGCGACGACAGAAAGCACTCTTGGAAAGTGGCAGTAGGAGAATCACTCCTCTCTAGACTCTcacttggaacttttttttttttacttatcttACTTTATGTTCGTGGTTGTTTAGCTTGCACACTTGGCTGTATACGTCTTTGTGTAGTGCCCacggagaccagaagaaggcagtGAGATGCCCTGGGATTggtttggttgtgagccaccatgtgggtgctgggaatggaacaaGGATCCTCAGGAAGgctagccagtgctcctaactgctgggtCAACCCTCCAGCCCTCAGCAGGTTTCAATACCACATCCCTGGAATTGTAAAGTTTCTATTGCtctcaaaaagcaaaattaagggaataaaaaaaaaaagggaataaaaaaaaaaaaaaacaacattatttGCCAAcaaatgttctgttttattttatttaaaggaaaAGCATGCGCTTCAATGTACTACAGATGTTAGCTTAAATTCTGCCACTACTACTTACTAACAGGACTTCAGGAAAATGCCTTAATAATACAATTTGCTAGTGTTACCTGAGACAAAGCCCAGCATGGAACCTCCGTTTATTAGAGATAGCTCCTGAGCCAAGGGGCTGGCTCCTAACAGCTCAATAAACGATGGTTTCTTCCAACCACCGGCACAGGGACATTTCCTACTTACAGTCACAGTACAGCTTCaagtctttcttcctttctacaaaaataaaaccagtttGCCTCATTACATTAACAAGCGCCCTGTCTCCTGTGAATCGTCTGCTTTACCTTGCGTCTTTCTTCTGCAGCTTCTAATTTCTTCTGAATTTCCTCCAGGGAAAGATCCTTCTTCTTTGGGGGGGAAAGGGGGAAGTCGGGGACAGATTCTTTTGACCGAGGGCTGAGAATCAGCTCAAAAGCCTGACCTGAAGCACGCTTCTCCAGCTCTTTCACCTGAATATCTGGAGTTGATCAGATTTACGAGAAATGAGAAAAACCCAGCTTGCTTTTTCAAATAATGGCTTCTACAATTTTCTAAAAACCAACAATTTAACGCACAGAATAAAGGCTAATGACAGGGTAAGTAAGAAATCAAATaacactgactttttaaaaagcccaACATCTTGGGCTAACAAATTCTTTGAGGAAGAATTAGTATTTGGTAATCATTTTATTAAACAAAGAATGGTTTGTATAAAACCCCACAGTTTTGCTTTGAACCAAGCCAAACTGTCTAATTATGAATAATGATGAGTTTTCCATATATTTATCCCATATATTCATCCAAGTGATGCAAtttaattgcttttttatttgtaaattaagTTTTGAAAGAACACAGATAGCAAATTAAAAGCTTAAGATCTGCACCACTTCCTGTTCTAAAGCCATAAGCCTACCCCAATTTCAGCTTTTCTAAATCAATTACCTACCAGAGGACGCCATGATGGATAGAAGACGAGACTGGATGTGCCGCTACACAATCCACCGGTACGCAGAGCCCTGAAAATGATTTCCACAGCACGCAGTCAATCTCTCTGCAAGCCTCTGTGCCATCAGCACAAAGGGGCCTCAAGTCACACCCATGACATTTGTCAGGAAAATCATTTGGAAGAATCAAGTAACATCATTAAAAAATCAACTAGAAACACTAAAACACATTGGAAATTTTAACTGAATAACAATGGCAGCAGGAAATCCAATTAAATGATgttcctcaaaaataaaataaaataaaatctcagaatCTTAAAAATCAGAGGTTCAATGACAAGGTTGAAGGATTCCCTCCTTTAGCCTCAATTTCTTTTCTACCCAATATGAGCTATTCTAAGATTCACCCCAACAATGAGACCGGAGCCATCTTAATTCTACCACTCATTGTGCAAATCGAAACACCCACCCCTGCTTTGTCTGCGCGCCGTGGTGAGTACCACCCAAGCTGGCAGCCAATGGTGCTCAAGTCCTATTGTCCCCGGGGTTTAAGCTACCCAGCTCACGGAGGGAAAAGGAAGTTTGATGAACCTCTAGGTTTCTCCTGAGGACAGGGTCTAGCTATTGAGAGCAGCCTAGCCCTGAAACtgcaatccttctgcttcagcctcctcgGCGTGCAGGGGTGGGGTCCGGCCCAGCGGGTTGGCAGTAGCCTAACAtttgcaaagccctgggttctatgtTTGGTGTACACTGGGCGGGGAGGGGGGCACAGGCGGTTTCCTTCTGGGTGTCGGGCTCAGACCTGCGCCACCACACCCGCCTTGGTGCCTTACGTCTCAAAAATCGCTTTTTCAACAGTTGTCGattatctttcaaaaaaaaaaagatcaccaCTCTTTTGCCTCAAAGCGTAGGACTATAACGCTAGACATGGAAATCCGAGGcagcaagaaaaaaacaaaacaaaaaaaaaaaccgtttAGCGGAGGCACAGCACCCCACGCAGCACCTTACCCAGCATGGGCGTGGTCCCGGCCCGGGCGGGCAAAGGCTGGGGGCCCGGGCCAATCGGAACACGCCCTGCGCTCCAccccccggccccgcccctccgCTCCCCGCGCCTTTTCGAATCTCCGCGAACCTCTCCACACCCGGGAGCCCGCGCGCGTGGGCCGCGACCGGATGGGCGGG encodes the following:
- the Stmn1 gene encoding stathmin; protein product: MASSDIQVKELEKRASGQAFELILSPRSKESVPDFPLSPPKKKDLSLEEIQKKLEAAEERRKSHEAEVLKQLAEKREHEKEVLQKAIEENNNFSKMAEEKLTHKMEANKENREAQMAAKLERLREKDKHVEEVRKNKESKDPADETEAD